In the Candidatus Sysuiplasma acidicola genome, one interval contains:
- a CDS encoding ABC transporter ATP-binding protein yields the protein MEHQNLLDVKGVSSGYGSLQVIWDCSLSVGTNESVVVLGSNGSGKTTLLRAITGVLPLTSGSVLFDGKDVTALPVFRRARMGMCYVSENSVYPAMTVRENLSMSSLRSADGSEEKAAEVHRLFPDILRLDRVRASALSGGQRKMLMVAKAIVASPKLLIMDEPSSGLSPIFTEKIIEVLSALKQRGMPMLVSEQNIEFAGLADRLLVLDHGRIVFSGTKEEAERNDAIRSAYFAI from the coding sequence TTGGAGCATCAAAATCTGCTTGACGTTAAAGGCGTTTCCTCGGGCTACGGCTCACTGCAGGTCATCTGGGACTGTTCGTTGAGTGTGGGAACGAATGAGAGCGTCGTCGTACTCGGCTCAAACGGTTCGGGAAAGACGACGCTGCTGAGGGCAATTACCGGAGTGCTTCCGCTCACATCCGGAAGCGTTCTGTTCGACGGTAAGGACGTGACAGCACTTCCCGTCTTCAGAAGGGCACGGATGGGAATGTGTTATGTTTCTGAGAACAGCGTCTATCCTGCCATGACTGTCAGGGAAAATCTGTCAATGAGCTCGCTCAGAAGCGCTGACGGGTCTGAGGAGAAAGCCGCTGAGGTACACAGGCTTTTTCCCGATATCCTCAGGCTCGACAGGGTGAGAGCGTCCGCACTCAGCGGAGGTCAGAGGAAGATGCTCATGGTTGCAAAGGCAATCGTCGCCAGCCCTAAGCTCCTCATAATGGACGAGCCTTCCAGCGGTCTCTCCCCCATATTTACTGAAAAAATAATCGAGGTGCTTTCGGCCCTGAAGCAACGCGGAATGCCCATGCTGGTTTCTGAGCAGAACATAGAGTTCGCCGGGCTCGCGGACAGACTGCTCGTTCTCGACCACGGCAGGATAGTATTTTC